The following proteins are co-located in the Dromiciops gliroides isolate mDroGli1 chromosome 2, mDroGli1.pri, whole genome shotgun sequence genome:
- the LOC122743382 gene encoding acidic leucine-rich nuclear phosphoprotein 32 family member B-like isoform X2 — protein MDIKRRVTLELRNRKPGEVKDLVLDNFSHDGKIGGLSLEFENLEYLSMVAINLVSLANLPKFPQLRKVELSDNPLSGGLEVLAERTPSLIQLNLSGNKIKDINTLQPLKKLPNLKSLDPFKCDVTILMSYRRSVFALLPQLTYLDGYDAEDKEAPDSDPEADRKCEELDEDVIDEEDEDEDVDGEDEEEDEAEEEEDDGVEDEKDEDDDGKEDEEEEVPQHGEKRK, from the exons ATGGACATCAAGAGGCGGGTTACGCTGGAGCTGCGGAACAGGAAGCCAGGGGAGGTCAAGGATCTAGTCTTGGATAACTTCTCACATGATGGGAAGATTGGGGGACTGTCTTTAGAATTTGAAAACCTTGAGTATCTCAGCATGGTAGCCATCAACCTTGTGTCTTTGGCCAACCTACCCAAGTTTCCCCAACTGCGAAAGGTGGAGCTCAGTGATAACCCCCTCTCTGGAGGCCTGGAGGTCCTAGCAGAACGAACACCCAGCCTGATCCAGTTAAACCTCAGTGGGAACAAAATCAAGGACATCAACACACTGCAGCCCCTGAAGAAGCTGCCAAACCTCAAGAGCTTGGACCCTTTCAAATGTGATGTGACCATACTGATGAGCTACCGGCGGAGTGTGTTTGCCCTCCTGCCCCAGCTCACCTACCTCGATGGCTATGATGCTGAAGACAAGGAAGCTCCAGACTCCGACCCTGAGGCTGacaggaagtgt gaagaGCTTGACGAGGATGTGattgatgaagaagatgaagatgaagatgttgatggagaagatgaggaggaagatgaggcggaggaggaggaagatgatggggTAGAGGATGAGaaggatgaagatgatgatggaaaggaggatgaagaggaagaagtacCCCAGcatggagaaaaaaggaaatga
- the LOC122743382 gene encoding acidic leucine-rich nuclear phosphoprotein 32 family member B-like isoform X3, translating into MDIKRRVTLELRNRKPGEVKDLVLDNFSHDGKIGGLSLEFENLEYLSMVAINLVSLANLPKFPQLRKVELSDNPLSGGLEVLAERTPSLIQLNLSGNKIKDINTLQPLKKLPNLKSLDPFKCDVTILMSYRRSVFALLPQLTYLDGYDAEDKEAPDSDPEEEDKEELDEDVIDEEDEDEDVDGEDEEEDEAEEEEDDGVEDEKDEDDDGKEDEEEEVPQHGEKRK; encoded by the exons ATGGACATCAAGAGGCGGGTTACGCTGGAGCTGCGGAACAGGAAGCCAGGGGAGGTCAAGGATCTAGTCTTGGATAACTTCTCACATGATGGGAAGATTGGGGGACTGTCTTTAGAATTTGAAAACCTTGAGTATCTCAGCATGGTAGCCATCAACCTTGTGTCTTTGGCCAACCTACCCAAGTTTCCCCAACTGCGAAAGGTGGAGCTCAGTGATAACCCCCTCTCTGGAGGCCTGGAGGTCCTAGCAGAACGAACACCCAGCCTGATCCAGTTAAACCTCAGTGGGAACAAAATCAAGGACATCAACACACTGCAGCCCCTGAAGAAGCTGCCAAACCTCAAGAGCTTGGACCCTTTCAAATGTGATGTGACCATACTGATGAGCTACCGGCGGAGTGTGTTTGCCCTCCTGCCCCAGCTCACCTACCTCGATGGCTATGATGCTGAAGACAAGGAAGCTCCAGACTCCGACCCTGAG gaggaggacaaggaagaGCTTGACGAGGATGTGattgatgaagaagatgaagatgaagatgttgatggagaagatgaggaggaagatgaggcggaggaggaggaagatgatggggTAGAGGATGAGaaggatgaagatgatgatggaaaggaggatgaagaggaagaagtacCCCAGcatggagaaaaaaggaaatga
- the LOC122743382 gene encoding acidic leucine-rich nuclear phosphoprotein 32 family member B-like isoform X1, translating to MDIKRRVTLELRNRKPGEVKDLVLDNFSHDGKIGGLSLEFENLEYLSMVAINLVSLANLPKFPQLRKVELSDNPLSGGLEVLAERTPSLIQLNLSGNKIKDINTLQPLKKLPNLKSLDPFKCDVTILMSYRRSVFALLPQLTYLDGYDAEDKEAPDSDPEADRKCEDKEELDEDVIDEEDEDEDVDGEDEEEDEAEEEEDDGVEDEKDEDDDGKEDEEEEVPQHGEKRK from the exons ATGGACATCAAGAGGCGGGTTACGCTGGAGCTGCGGAACAGGAAGCCAGGGGAGGTCAAGGATCTAGTCTTGGATAACTTCTCACATGATGGGAAGATTGGGGGACTGTCTTTAGAATTTGAAAACCTTGAGTATCTCAGCATGGTAGCCATCAACCTTGTGTCTTTGGCCAACCTACCCAAGTTTCCCCAACTGCGAAAGGTGGAGCTCAGTGATAACCCCCTCTCTGGAGGCCTGGAGGTCCTAGCAGAACGAACACCCAGCCTGATCCAGTTAAACCTCAGTGGGAACAAAATCAAGGACATCAACACACTGCAGCCCCTGAAGAAGCTGCCAAACCTCAAGAGCTTGGACCCTTTCAAATGTGATGTGACCATACTGATGAGCTACCGGCGGAGTGTGTTTGCCCTCCTGCCCCAGCTCACCTACCTCGATGGCTATGATGCTGAAGACAAGGAAGCTCCAGACTCCGACCCTGAGGCTGacaggaagtgt gaggacaaggaagaGCTTGACGAGGATGTGattgatgaagaagatgaagatgaagatgttgatggagaagatgaggaggaagatgaggcggaggaggaggaagatgatggggTAGAGGATGAGaaggatgaagatgatgatggaaaggaggatgaagaggaagaagtacCCCAGcatggagaaaaaaggaaatga